One region of Cucurbita pepo subsp. pepo cultivar mu-cu-16 chromosome LG03, ASM280686v2, whole genome shotgun sequence genomic DNA includes:
- the LOC111790240 gene encoding basic endochitinase-like: MEIHFSSSFACSLLIILVFLGCYSEATAGRGGIGGGIATYWGQNIREGRLTAACATGKFKVVNIGFLSTFGNGQLPQVNLTRHCSPICNGCWNVSAGIVNCHNDGVKVMLSIGGPHGNYSLSSGAEALDLADYIWNNFLHGHSTSLRPFGYAPLDGVDFRIERGEFSPYYTLLARRLHDYGRQWGRKVYLTAAPGCRFPDNYLTKSLYTGLFDYVWIRFFNDRQCQYNSGDPSGFRRSWMQWIHSIPARKFYVGIPASEEAGDGYVTPAVLIRDVLPFVKRSASYGGVMLFDLSNDVQTNYSSLISGRV; this comes from the exons ATggaaattcatttttcttcttcatttgcCTGCTCTCTTCTCATAATTCTCGTCTTCCTGGGCTGTTATTCTGAAGCAACTGCTGGCCGTGGCGGCATTGGCGGCGGAATTGCGACCTATTGGGGCCAGAACATAAGAGAGGGGCGGCTGACCGCCGCCTGTGCCACGGGGAAGTTTAAAGTCGTCAATATAGGGTTCCTCTCCACGTTTGGCAACGGTCAGCTGCCGCAAGTAAACCTAACGCGCCACTGCAGCCCCATCTGCAACGGCTGCTGGAATGTGAGTGCTGGTATCGTCAACTGCCATAACGACGGCGTTAAAGTCATGCTATCCATCGGCGGCCCTCATGGAAACTACTCCCTCTCCTCTGGCGCCGAGGCTCTAGACCTGGCCGACTACATATGGAATAACTTCCTCCACGGCCACTCCACTTCACTACGGCCATTCGGTTATGCACCATTGGACGGCGTGGATTTCAG GATTGAGCGCGGGGAATTCTCTCCCTACTACACTCTACTTGCTCGGAGGCTACACGACTACGGCCGGCAATGGGGTCGGAAAGTATACCTTACGGCGGCTCCAGGGTGCCGCTTTCCCGACAATTACTTAACCAAATCGCTTTACACCGGACTTTTCGACTATGTTTGGATTAGATTTTTCAACGACAGACAATGCCAGTACAATTCCGGCGATCCATCTGGGTTCCGGAGGTCGTGGATGCAGTGGATACATTCAATTCCGGCAAGAAAATTTTACGTGGGAATTCCGGCGTCTGAAGAAGCCGGCGATGGGTACGTGACGCCGGCGGTGCTGATAAGGGACGTGCTACCATTTGTTAAAAGATCCGCTAGCTACGGCGGCGTTATGCTTTTCGACTTGTCGAATGATGTTCAAACGAACTATAGCTCTTTAATCAGCGGTAGGGTTTGA
- the LOC111791353 gene encoding hevamine-A-like: protein MNETEQMASLFFPQMASFQFHALLLFLLCFSLIAVSTATGLRGLEVGVDLDLNSLLDACNSANYQTINIGFLVSLGNAQTPEINLTAYCNPTTGDGCTKFSQQIKSCQALGIKIMLSIGGGDGKYNLNNFTEATNFSTYLWGNFLGGQSNSRPLNDAVFDGVDITNDRSSWDNWSKLGEELGKLYEKQGRKFYLSAAPQCSSLDSSAHSIPQPGIFDYISVQFYGDNLVCQYLNDRLDGFWKSWNMWKTFRAGKVFVKMLAAPMAEGVGYIRPDVFRTEVLPELQQSSNFGGVILSSEDLKEGYSSEINPKVCGSVGAESQSANEMAVFPMGNGYGGQRGFRSCRGSCVII from the coding sequence ATGAACGAAACAGAGCAGATGGCATCCTTGTTCTTCCCTCAGATGGCATCCTTCCAATTCCACGCTCTTCTTCTATTTCTCCTTTGTTTCTCACTCATCGCCGTCTCCACCGCCACCGGCCTCCGTGGTCTGGAGGTCGGAGTTGATTTGGACCTAAACAGCCTTCTCGACGCCTGCAACTCTGCCAATTACCAGACCATCAACATAGGTTTCCTCGTTTCACTTGGCAACGCCCAAACTCCCGAGATCAATTTAACCGCCTACTGCAATCCAACCACCGGCGACGGCTGCACTAAATTCAGCCAACAAATCAAGTCTTGTCAAGCCTTGGGCATCAAAATTATGCTCTCCATCGGCGGCGGAGACGGTAAATACAATCTGAACAATTTCACCGAGGCCACGAACTTCTCCACCTACCTATGGGGCAATTTCCTCGGCGGCCAATCAAATTCCCGTCCATTGAACGACGCCGTATTCGACGGCGTCGACATTACCAACGATAGAAGCTCCTGGGACAATTGGAGCAAACTCGGCGAAGAGCTGGGGAAATTATACGAAAAACAGGGGAGGAAATTTTACTTGTCCGCCGCTCCGCAATGTTCGTCTCTGGATTCGAGTGCTCATTCGATTCCACAACCAGGGATTTTCGACTATATTTCAGTCCAATTCTACGGGGATAATCTGGTTTGCCAGTACCTCAATGACCGGCTGGATGGGTTCTGGAAAAGTTGGAACATGTGGAAGACATTTCGTGCAGGCAAGGTGTTTGTGAAAATGCTAGCGGCTCCAATGGCGGAAGGGGTGGGATATATACGCCCCGATGTGTTCAGAACTGAAGTCTTGCCGGAGCTTCAACAGAGTTCGAACTTTGGCGGCGTGATTTTGTCATCTGAAGATCTTAAAGAAGGGTATAGTTCAGAGATTAACCCAAAAGTGTGTGGATCAGTTGGGGCGGAGTCGCAATCGGCGAATGAAATGGCGGTGTTTCCGATGGGCAATGGCTATGGTGGTCAACGAGGGTTTAGAAGTTGCAGAGGATCTTGCGTGATTATCTAG
- the LOC111791270 gene encoding mitochondrial adenine nucleotide transporter ADNT1, translating into MASEDVKRSESAVSTIVNLAEEAKLAREGVKAPSYAMLSIFKSLVAGGVAGGVSRTAVAPLERLKILLQVQNPHSIKYNGTIQGLKYIWRTEGFRGLFKGNGTNCARIVPNSAVKFFSYEQASRGILYAYREQTGNQDAQLTPLLRLGAGACAGIIAMSATYPMDMVRGRLTVQTDKSPYQYRGIFHALSTVLREEGPRALYKGWLPSVIGVIPYVGLNFAVYESLKDWLIKKRPFGLVEDSELSVTTRLACGAAAGTVGQTIAYPLDVIRRRMQMVGWNNAASVVTGDGRSKAALEYTGMIDAFRKTVRYEGFRALYKGLVPNSVKVVPSIAIAFVSYEMVKDVLGVEIRISD; encoded by the exons ATGGCTTCGGAGGACGTCAAACGAAGCGAATCGGCTGTTTCTACCATCGTAAACCTGGCAGAGGAGGCGAAGCTTGCGAGAGAAGGCGTCAAAGCACCCAGTTATGCCATGCTTAGCATCTTCAAATCTCTTGTTGCTGGTGGAGTCGCCGGCGGAGT CTCTCGAACTGCTGTTGCCCCTTTGGAGCGATTGAAGATATTATTACAG GTCCAGAATCCTCATAGCATAAAATATAATGGAACAATACAAGGCTTGAAATACATTTGGAGAACTGAGGGCTTTCGAGGACTATTCAAAGGCAATGGTACTAATTGTGCTCGTATAGTACCAAATTCAGCAGTAAAATTCTTCAGCTATGAACAAGCTTCTCG GGGAATACTGTACGCTTACAGGGAACAGACTGGTAACC AAGATGCTCAACTCACTCCTCTTCTACGTCTTGGTGCTGGAGCTTGTGCTGGAATTATTGCCATGTCAGCAACTTACCCTATGGACATGGTGCGAGGCAGATTAACCGTGCAG ACAGATAAGTCTCCTTACCAGTACAGAGGAATATTCCATGCTCTTTCAACGGTGCTTCGGGAAGAAGGTCCAAGGGCCTTGTACAAGGGCTGGCTTCCTTCTGTCATCGGAGTT ATTCCATACGTGGGACTTAACTTTGCCGTGTATGAATCACTTAAAGATTGGTTAATTAAAAAGAGACCGTTCGGACTTGTTGAAGATTCAGAGCTTAGTGTGACAACACGCCTAGCATGTGGAGCTGCTGCTGGAACTGTAGGTCAAACTATTGCCTATCCTCTTGATGTCATTCGTAGAAGAATGCAGATGGTGGGCTGGAATAATGCTGCATCTGTAGTCACTGGTGATGGAAGAAGTAAGGCAGCCCTTGAATACACTGGCATGATCGATGCTTTTAGAAAAACAGTTCGTTATGAAGGCTTTAGGGCATTGTACAAGGGTTTGGTTCCCAACTCAGTGAAG GTTGTCCCGTCGATCGCCATCGCATTTGTGTCGTACGAAATGGTGAAGGACGTTTTGGGAGTCGAGATTAGAATCTCAGACTGA
- the LOC111791151 gene encoding tubulin gamma-2 chain produces MPREIITLQVGQCGNQIGMEFWKQLCLEHGISKDGILEDFATQGGDRKDVFFYQADDQHYIPRALLIDLEPRVINGIQNSEYRNLYNHENIFVSDHGGGAGNIWASGYDQGKGVEEDIMDMIDREADGSDSLEGFVLCHSIAGGTGSGMGSYLLETLNDRYSKKLVQTYSVFPNQMETSDVVVQPYNSLLTLKRLTLNADCVVVLDNTALNRIAVERLHLSNPTFAQTNSLVSTVMSASTTTLRYPGYMNNDLVGLLASLIPTPRCHFLMTGYTPLTVERQANVIRKTTVLDVMRRLLQTKNIMVSSYARTKEASQAKYISILNIIQGEVDPTQVHESLQRIRERKLVNFIEWGPASIQVALSRKSPYVQTAHRVSGLMLASHTSIRHLFSKCLSQYEKLRKKQAFLDNYRKFPMFADNDLSEFDESRDIIESLVDEYKACESPDYIKWGMEDPDQVLTGEGNASGTADPSLAV; encoded by the exons ATGCCGAGAGAGATCATCACTCTGCAAGTTGGACAATGTGGGAACCAGATCGGAATGGAGTTCTGGAAGCAGCTCTGCCTCGAGCATGGAATCAGCAAAGACGGAATTCTTGAAGATTTTGCTACTCAG GGAGGTGACCGGAAAGATGTATTCTTCTATCAAGCTGATGATCAGCACTACATACCAAGGGCTTTACTTATTGATCTTGAGCCCAGGGTCATCAATGGTATTCAAAATAGTGAATATCGTAATCTCTACAACCATGAGAACATCTTTGTTTCAGATCATGGAGGTGGTGCTGGAAATATCTGGGCTAGTGGATATGATcag GGAAAGGGCGTTGAAGAGGATATCATGGATATGATTGACAGAGAAGCAGATGGAAGTGATAGCCTTGAGGGTTTTGTTCTATGCCACTCAATTGCTGGAGGCACAGGATCAG GCATGGGTTCATATCTCCTGGAGACTCTGAATGATCGCTACAGCAAAAAACTGGTTCAGACGTACAGTGTTTTTCCTAATCAGATGGAAACAAGTGATGTTGTGGTCCAGCCTTACAACTCACTTTTGACTCTAAAGCGACTGACACTCAATGCTGAttgtgttgttgttcttgataATACTGCCCTGAATAGAATAGCTGTAGAACGCCTTCATCTATCAAATCCAACCTTTGCACAAACAAACTCTTTAGTGTCTACAGTAATGTCAGCTAGCACAACCACTTTGAGATACCCAGGATATATGAACAATGATTTGGTTGGACTCCTGGCCTCCCTAATTCCAACACCAAGATGCCATTTTCTAATGACAGGATACACACCACTCACTGTTGAGCGCcag GCTAATGTGATAAGGAAAACCACTGTCCTTGATGTCATGAGAAGACTTCTGCAG ACAAAAAATATTATGGTCTCCTCATATGCTCGAACAAAAGAAGCTAGTCAAGCGAAATACATATCCATATTGAATATCATACAGGGAGAAGTGGACCCTACACAG GTTCATGAAAGTTTGCAGAGAATACGTGAAAGAAAGCTTGTGAATTTTATTGAGTGGGGCCCTGCCAGCATTCAG GTTGCACTCTCACGGAAATCACCATATGTTCAAACTGCCCATAGG GTCAGTGGTCTTATGTTAGCTAGCCATACCAGCATCCGGCACCTTTTCAGCAAGTGTTTGAGCCAGTATGAGAAGCTGAGAAAGAAGCAAGCCTTTCTTGACAACTATCGGAAATTCCCAATGTTTGCT GACAATGATCTCTCCGAGTTTGATGAATCAAGGGATATAATTGAGAGTTTGGTTGATGAATATAAGGCTTGCGAGTCTCCAGATTATATCAAATGGGGAATGGAG GATCCCGACCAGGTTCTTACAGGAGAAGGAAATGCATCCGGGACAGCAGACCCAAGTTTGGCCGTCTGA
- the LOC111790721 gene encoding pentatricopeptide repeat-containing protein At5g18950-like, with product MANITSLMISIRQNSRLVKNLGIHIRNLSVEMNGGKDGCEEINLSEKLLNPTHSQDVTEISKEVCKVIRSKPKWEQTLLSDYPSFNFHDPSFFRELLKQLNNALLSLRFFLWLSSQPEFLPHPVSCNTLFDALLEAKACVPAKSFLHSFGFSPEPASLENYIRCVCEGGLVEEAVNVFDVLKEAGYRPSIETWNFAFQSCLKFGRTDLIWKLYAEMMETGVQADVGIETVGYLIQALCSDNNVSKAYELLRQALEDGLAPSNDAFNKLISVFCEEKNYDRVSELLHTMIAKNRNPDIFTYQEIINGLCKKHRQLQAFQVFNGLKDRGYAPDMVMYTTMIHGLCKMSWLGDARKLWFEMVDKGFLPNEYTYNTLIYGFGKIGNLDEALKLYKEMHDRGYKETTLSCNTVIAGLCLHGRTDEAYNFFREMPCKDVVCDVVTYNTLIQGFCREGKILQCRDLFKELLEKGLQPSTSSYTHLIQKLCQVGDVQEAKKMWNDMHNRGLQPMVCTRDHIINGLCEQGCAVEGVEWLMTMLKSNLKPQKQTFDKLVQSLTQIGRLDDSLLVIGSMFRVGYKLEEGTLSCLLNKLCENKHQFAESQLEEIINFN from the coding sequence ATGGCGAATATTACATCTCTAATGATCTCCATTCGCCAAAACTCACGACTTGTGAAAAACCTTGGGATCCACATCCGGAATCTCTCGGTGGAAATGAATGGAGGCAAAGATGGGTGTGAAGAGATTAATCTGAGTGAGAAATTGTTGAACCCTACTCACAGCCAAGACGTCACTGAGATATCTAAAGAGGTTTGTAAGGTCATCAGGAGCAAACCCAAATGGGAGCAGACTCTGCTCTCTGATTACCCTTCTTTCAATTTCCACGACCCTTCTTTTTTTCGCGAGCTATTGAAGCAGTTAAACAATGCTTTGCTTTCGTTGAGGTTTTTTCTTTGGCTGAGTTCTCAGCCTGAGTTCTTGCCCCATCCAGTCAGCTGTAACACGCTTTTTGATGCCCTTTTGGAGGCCAAGGCTTGTGTTCCCGCTAaatcttttcttcattctttcgGTTTTAGTCCGGAGCCTGCTTCTTTGGAGAATTACATTCGATGTGTTTGCGAGGGTGGATTGGTTGAGGAAGCTGTTAATGTATTTGATGTGTTAAAAGAGGCTGGATATCGTCCATCCATTGAGACATGGAACTTTGCTTTCCAGAGTTGTCTTAAGTTCGGGAGGACTGATCTTATTTGGAAACTGTATGCAGAGATGATGGAAACTGGCGTGCAAGCGGATGTGGGGATTGAGACTGTGGGGTATCTTATCCAAGCGCTTTGTAGTGATAACAACGTTTCAAAAGCTTATGAGCTTCTAAGACAGGCTTTAGAAGATGGATTAGCCCCTTCTAATGATGCTTTCAACAAATTGATTTCGGTGTTCTGTGAGGAGAAGAATTATGACAGAGTATCAGAGCTTCTTCACACAATGATAGCTAAGAACCGTAATCCCGATATTTTTACCTATCAGGAAATCATTAACGGGCTCTGCAAGAAACACAGGCAGCTGCAGGCATTTCAGGTTTTTAACGGCCTCAAGGATCGGGGTTATGCCCCTGATATGGTCATGTATACAACAATGATTCATGGCCTTTGTAAGATGAGCTGGCTTGGAGATGCTAGAAAGCTGTGGTTTGAGATGGTTGATAAGGGATTTCTTCCAAATGAATATACGTACAACACATTGATTTATGGATTTGGTAAGATTGGTAATTTGGATGAGGCCTTGAAGCTATATAAGGAAATGCATGATAGAGGTTATAAAGAAACCACTCTGAGCTGCAACACAGTGATTGCAGGTTTGTGTCTACATGGAAGGACAGACGAAGCGTACAACTTCTTTCGAGAAATGCCTTGCAAGGACGTAGTTTGCGATGTTGTAACATACAATACCCTGATTCAAGGATTTTGCAGAGAGGGGAAGATACTGCAATGCAGAGACCTATTCAAGGAGCTGCTAGAGAAGGGGTTGCAGCCTTCAACTTCCTCTTATACTCATCTCATTCAAAAGCTTTGTCAAGTGGGTGATGTGCAAGAAGCAAAGAAAATGTGGAATGACATGCATAATAGAGGTCTTCAGCCAATGGTGTGCACTCGCGATCACATCATTAATGGATTATGTGAGCAAGGATGTGCGGTAGAGGGGGTGGAGTGGTTGATGACTATGTTGAAGAGCAATCTCAAGCCTCAAAAGCAAACTTTTGATAAGTTGGTACAGAGTCTCACTCAAATAGGTAGATTAGATGATTCTTTATTGGTCATAGGCTCAATGTTTAGAGTAGGTTATAAACTAGAAGAAGGCACTCTCAGTTGTCTCTTGAATAAACTATGTGAAAACAAGCATCAGTTTGCTGAATCACAATTAGAggaaatcataaatttcaattag
- the LOC111791597 gene encoding arabinogalactan peptide 16-like — translation MASSNSTSRAFSGLFTFFTLILFILSPLVDAHSSVPAPAPAPASDGTSIDQGVAYVLMLVALVLTYLIHPLDASSYNFFLN, via the exons ATGGCGTCCTCTAATTCTACTTCTAGGGCTTTCTCCGGCCTCTTCACCTTCTTCACTCTCATCCTCTTCATTCTATCGCCACTCGTTGACGCCCACTCTTCGGTCCCTGCTCCCGCTCCCGCTCCCGCTAGCGATG GGACCTCCATAGACCAGGGCGTTGCGTACGTGTTGATGCTGGTGGCGTTGGTTCTCACATACCTAATTCACCCGCTCGATGCATCTTCCTACAACTTTTTTCTCAATTGA
- the LOC111790720 gene encoding mitogen-activated protein kinase kinase kinase 7-like produces MEQFRQLGEALGSVKALMLFKDSVRINQRQCCLLLDVLGFAYDSVAEEMKQNLRFEEKHTRWKVLEQPLRDLNRVFKEAEGYIRQCLEVKDRWAKAIILYQNTDCIEFHIHNLLYSIAVVVEAIETAGENSGCDQDEMLKKRLINSIKYRREHKDLKTFKWKFGKQYLITRDFCNRVDAVWNEDRWVLLNKMREMKFSAASKYEQRLTDHLLKNIDGSESLNGKLLPSSMLVGSRDYQVRRRLGGGSKYKDILWLGESFAMRHFFGEIETLLPEISMLLSLSHPNITRFLCGFTDEEKKECFLIMELMSRDLSSYIKEICGSRKRFPFPLPVALDLMLQIARGMEYLHSKKIYHGDLNPCNILVKPRACSTDGYVHAQVSGFGLPVVEFKKSSNQNESRPFIWYAPEVLEEQGQSGSAESSKYTEKSDVYSFAMVCFELLTGKVPFEDSHLQGDKMSRNIRAGERPLFPHSMPKYVTNLTKRCWHTDPNQRPSFPSICRILRYIKRFVAMNPDYNSQTDPATPIVDYCDIESGLLRNLPSCGISDASSAITDIPFQMFVYRIVEKEKDGTSIKDTSESGSSDGSDETTTSIDEPLPTPIPVIKRLQASREGTNRRPSLTKNNSDTRLNKLAGRGTPKEQFSRPPQNRPRGRTIRMNSESKLIVLSPKVRRSSGHASDSELP; encoded by the exons ATGGAGCAATTCCGGCAGCTTGGAGAGGCCTTGGGAAGTGTGAAGGCACTCATGCTATTCAAAGATAGCGTTCGTATAAACCAGAGGCAGTGCTGTTTGTTGCTCGATGTTTTGGGCTTTGCTTACGATTCAGTGGCGGAGGAGATGAAACAAAATCTCCGTTTCGAAGAGAAGCACACAAGATGGAAGGTTTTGGAGCAGCCATTGAGAGACCTAAACAGGGTATTCAAAGAAGCAGAAGGGTATATTAGGCAGTGTCTGGAGGTAAAGGATAGGTGGGCAAAAGCCATTATACTATACCAGAACACCGACTGCATCGAATTCCATATTCACAATTTGTTGTACAGCATTGCGGTGGTGGTTGAAGCCATTGAAACAGCAGGGGAGAATTCTGGGTGTGATCAAGATGAGATGCTGAAGAAGAGGCTAATCAACTCCATCAAATACAGGAGAGAACACAAGGACTTGAAGACTTTCAAGTGGAAATTTGGGAAACAATACCTGATTACTCGAGATTTCTGCAATCGGGTCGACGCGGTCTGGAACGAAGATAGATGGGTTCTACTCAACAAGATGAGGGAGATGAAATTCTCAGCTGCATCCAAGTATGAACAACGACTAACGGATCATCTTCTGAAGAACATAGACGGGTCGGAGTCGTTGAATGGGAAGCTATTGCCAAGCTCAATGCTAGTAGGATCAAGGGACTACCAGGTGAGGAGAAGATTAGGGGGTGGGAGTAAATACAAAGACATTCTCTGGTTAGGGGAAAGTTTTGCTATGAGGCACTTTTTTGGGGAAATAGAAACCTTACTTCCAGAGATATCCATGCTGTTATCTCTTTCTCATCCGAACATCACGAGATTTCTTTGTGGGTTTACTGATGAGGAAAAGAAGGAGTGTTTCTTGATTATGGAGCTTATGAGTAGAGATTTGTCGAGCTACATAAAGGAGATTTGTGGGAGTCGTAAGAGATTTCCATTTCCCCTTCCTGTAGCTCTTGATTTGATGCTGCAGATTGCAAGAGGAATGGAATATCTGCACTCAAAGAAGATCTACCATGGGGATTTAAATCCTTGTAACATTCTGGTTAAGCCAAGAGCCTGTTCTACGGATGGCTATGTGCATGCTCAGGTCTCAGGGTTTGGGCTTCCTGTTGTTGAGTTTAAGAAATCTTCTAATCAGAATGAATCCCGGCCGTTCATATGGTATGCTCCGGAAGTTTTGGAAGAACAGGGTCAATCGGGAAGTGCCGAGAGTTCCAAGTATACTGAGAAGTCTGATGTGTATAGCTTTGCCATGGTTTGTTTTGAACTTCTGACAGGGAAAGTCCCTTTTGAGGATAGCCATCTTCAAGGAGACAAAATGAGCCGAAACATTAGAGCAGGGGAGAGGCCACTTTTTCCACATAGTATGCCAAAATATGTGACCAACTTGACAAAGAGATGCTGGCATACCGACCCGAATCAAAGGCCGAGCTTCCCGTCCATCTGTAGGATTCTTCGGTATATTAAGCGCTTTGTTGCGATGAATCCTGATTATAATAGCCAGACAGATCCCGCTACCCCAATAGTAGATTACTGTGACATTGAGTCGGGTTTATTGAGGAATTTGCCATCTTGCGGAATAAGTGATGCCTCATCAGCCATTACAGATATCCCATTTCAGATGTTTGTTTACAGAATcgttgagaaagagaaagacgGTACCAGCATTAAAGATACCTCAGAATCAGGAAGCAGCGATGGCTCCGATGAAACAACAACATCAATAGATGAACCTCTCCCGACACCGATACCCGTTATAAAAAGATTACAAGCTTCGCGTGAAGGAACGAACAGAAGGCCTTCATTGACTAAGAACAATTCTGATACTAGACTGAACAAGCTAGCAG GAAGAGGTACACCAAAAGAACAATTTTCAAGGCCTCCGCAAAATAGACCTCGTGGGCGTACTATACGAATGAATTCTGAAAGCAAGCTTATAGTATTGAGTCCAAAGGTTAGAAGATCATCCGGCCATGCCTCAGATTCTGAGCTACCCTAA